The Sphingobacteriales bacterium genome segment TCTGTTGTATGAATGGTTTTTTACAATTAGCAAAGAAAAGATATTCCTGTCGGAAATATCAGCCGCTACCGGTAGAGGAGGAAAAGATAAATTATTTGCTTGAATGTGGTCGAATAGCCCCTTCAGCGGCTAACCGCCAGCCATGGAAAGTTTTTGTTGTCAGGGATTCCGGGATCCTGTCTTTAATACATGATGCT includes the following:
- a CDS encoding nitroreductase, encoding MNGFLQLAKKRYSCRKYQPLPVEEEKINYLLECGRIAPSAANRQPWKVFVVRDSGILSLIHDAYPREWFAGAPVVFVFCGDHSLSWKRQKDAKDHADIDIAIMVD